A genomic segment from Cyprinus carpio isolate SPL01 chromosome A22, ASM1834038v1, whole genome shotgun sequence encodes:
- the LOC109073245 gene encoding olfactory receptor class A-like protein 4, producing the protein MSEVLTVDAILFGLLVFSGILGNILVISVVFQCAKESASRHLPPSDTILVNLCMANLLTSVFRTVPIFVSDLGLEVSLSPGWCRVFMLLWVWWRAVGCWVTLALSAFHCVTLRRQHVTIGPLGHQRERRRVWGVLAAVWAFNLLFSLPALVFTTHVRGNATVELMVISCTTRPLLGCVWEFPTDQQGYAFASTSLALNEVMPLILMLGTNLATLHSLAKHIRAVTAGGGGAVELDRHVSSERKAGHVIMALVALFVGCWVLQVAAVTYYNHNGGKHAEGLLTVAHFSASLFVGFSPLVVTFGHGKLRRRISVMMQRWTHWSKHPRADATAQKDTSGVKTVQSGKT; encoded by the coding sequence GTGTTCCAGTGCGCTAAAGAAAGCGCCTCCCGCCACCTGCCGCCGTCAGACACCATCCTGGTGAACCTGTGCATGGCCAACCTGCTGACGTCGGTCTTCCGGACGGTGCCCATCTTCGTGTCGGATCTGGGTCTGGAGGTGTCGCTGTCGCCGGGCTGGTGCCGCGTCTTCATGCTGCTGTGGGTGTGGTGGCGCGCGGTGGGCTGCTGGGTGACTCTGGCCCTCAGCGCCTTCCACTGCGTCACCCTGCGGAGGCAGCACGTCACCATAGGTCCGCTGGGACATCAGCGCGAGCGCCGGCGCGTCTGGGGCGTCCTGGCCGCCGTGTGGGCCTTTAACCTGCTGTTCTCTCTCCCGGCGCTGGTGTTCACGACTCACGTGCGCGGAAACGCCACGGTGGAGCTGATGGTGATCAGCTGCACGACTCGCCCGCTGCTGGGCTGTGTTTGGGAGTTTCCCACCGACCAGCAGGGCTACGCGTTCGCCTCCACGTCGCTGGCGCTCAACGAGGTCATGCCGCTGATTCTGATGCTTGGGACTAATCTCGCGACGCTGCACTCGCTGGCCAAACACATCCGGGCGGTTACGGCGGGCGGCGGCGGCGCGGTGGAGCTGGACCGGCACGTGTCCAGCGAAAGGAAGGCGGGTCACGTGATCATGGCTCTGGTCGCGCTGTTCGTCGGCTGCTGGGTGCTGCAGGTCGCCGCGGTCACGTACTACAACCACAACGGCGGGAAGCATGCGGAGGGCCTGCTGACCGTCGCGCACTTCTCGGCATCGCTCTTCGTAGGGTTCAGTCCGCTGGTGGTGACGTTCGGACACGGGAAACTGCGCCGGAGAATCAGCGTGATGATGCAGCGCTGGACGCACTGGAGCAAACACCCGCGAGCGGACGCCACCGCGCAGAAAGACACGTCCGGCGTGAAAACTGTACAGAGCGGGAAAACGTGA